CTCAGTTTGGTTTGTTACTTcttctttaaaatattttaatattgtgaAATTGGAAAGGTCTCTGCTTAACTAGTCAGCGCACAGTACAGGAGTCCAAGCAGCCAGCTCATCCAGAGTAGGCCCTCAGTAACTGGAATGAATTTGGGGGGAATTTGAGACTGTCAGACAAGGCACTGGCTACATAAGCTTCTTGTGCCCCAACACAGGCAAATCTGTCCCTGTACACTCCCCACAGCCCTGTCAGTCTGcagggtgtttatttattactGCCCTGCAGGCTAACAGACTGTGGCAACCTCCAGGCATTAGTCTCCTGGAGGGCCCCCTGTACAGTGCGGCCCAGACAGTTCCCCTCACAAAGCCACCATTGTCCGAGTCTGCTGCCTGGCTATTCAGGAATTCCTCACCACAGACCTGGGCCGGCAGTACCCTGAGGTAACCTAAAGCAACTGACTGCGCACAGTGAGCAGTGGTTCAGAAAGCTGGCCCCGTTCAACCCCTCTGCTCTCTCCACACTAAGATGCAATTACATCATTTCCCGTGGGACAGCAGCAGCAGTCATGTTCCAGCTGCTTTGAGTGATTTGCCCTCTGAACTCGGCATTACTAGCCAGAGGATGGAGACATTCACAGTAGGCCACACTTGTTAGCAGACAGCCTGTTTACAGACTGTATAAGGATGTTGCGGGAGGACTGCTTTGTGCCAGCATACCAGGAGAGTGGCGGATAGAGTGGTGATCTCTTTCCAGCCCCTTTCCAACACTCTCATTCAGCACCTGTGTGGCAGTTTCTATTATTCCATTGCTTGTCAGTTCTGTGGATGGGGTTTTCTATGTGATTTGAGGGATGTGGCACATTTCAGCCACACAGTGCGACAGGAAGCAGGCATTCGAGACGAGGAATCACCCTTCACGGTACCTGACTCAAAAACAAATGCCTTCAGTCAGTAAAAGGACGTCTTTATATGTGTTTAGTTACCATACACATCCAAATCTCTGCTGTGCCAAATTCAATTAGCCCTACGAGAATCAGCTTAGTGAGCAAGACACACAATTGCTCCAAGTATCCTGCAGCCTTATGCACACACAGTCTTTATTCCAgttaaaatggggggggggggggggggggtaattactGTTCAACAACTTTGTGGTCTCAAAATATCGCAATACCAACATGCAAACCATCCACTTTAAAGCAATGACCACTTATCTGAAAGGATCATTCTAATGTtccaaaaaaaaacctaattgtttgtttttattatttccaaAATATTGGATTTCCCTTCTTTCAGAAAAAtgtgccaaaaaataaataaaaacaggaggCCAAATCAATCTctgcactggaaaaaaaaatattcagatattCAGAAAACACCAAAaggatggtatttaaaaaaaaaaaaaaaaagtacaattttcCATTTTTCAGATAACTCAGGCACCGCAAGCATCCCCTGATCCCCACACTTAGGGATCAAAGGGCTGCCTTACAGCACACTTGATAATCCTCTGAAAGGGACACTTAACTGTACTGTCACTTCTAAGCTCTTATCACCAGCTATGCATATATTATGCAGCTTCCTTTACTTTGGTACCCCATTCACACCTACAGCAAAGTGGTATTAAAATACAGCACTGCTTTCCACTTGTTATATTTCAGCTGATGTTAGCTAGTGGTATATGGAAGGAGGCCAGATGGGCATACTCATGTATTGGTTTGTTAAATTGCTTTTAAGCTTTTAAATACATTAGTAGGACTTTAATTAGCCAACATATACCATTACAAAGggctaatataatataaaaaatcaaACTGCAATACAGGAACATGTGTTTGTCATTATGTACTGTCATTCAATTGTATTCTTTTGTCTGCAGTGTTTTTACACTGTTGTGGAATGACCCTTTGGTAATTAAATGGCAGTTGCCACTGAAAACACAATTGACTGTAATGGCTTCAATGGTtaccattacaaaaaatataaattttgGTCTGTCTTTGCCCGAACCATGATGATGAGTTAAAAACTAATATAAAAACTGTTGTCAGAAAAGGCAACTTTGATTGACAGAAATACATCATTAACTGAGGTTCTGTCTTTCAAAATTCAGACTGTGTTGCTGCACAGACACACTAATTGGAGCAACCAGAGTAATTACTACATTTCACAATCAAGACTGCTGCTTTCTCTCCGCAAACAAACCAGCAATTGTCCCCAAAGCATGGTTCATAGATTTAGCAAGATAAGTCATTTCTAGGGAGAGTGGGGAAGGGTTAGTACTGTAGAAGGACTAACCAACTCCAAGGGCAGAGCTAAAGAGAGCTGAGGAATTCTACTGGAATAAAGTGTCTGTACACAAAGAAAAACCCTCAGCAGAACAACAAGGTCAGCTCAGAGCCGAAGGTGAGGGCCACCCTTTATGGTTTATTAGTTTCGACGGCCCGCTGGGATGAAAACTCAGCACATTCAGGATTAGCtcagtttaaaaatgaaattgtgcACCAAGACCTCTTTTCTGTTCTTCTATCGCCGTTTCTTTACAATTACGACTCCATTTCCACATCGGCTATTAGAGAAGAGCAAGGGGAGAACAAAAGACATGGACATCAAAGGGGGCCTAGACACACAGCTGTGAGCCTGGGGCTAAGCGAGGGCCAGTTTGGACAACAGACAGGGAGGGAACGAGACACTAGTTAAAGGCCACTGCAAACGAGCGAAGGATTTTAGAACACCTCTGTCTAGAGGAGAGACCTGAGACAGGAACAAAGTTAGAGAACCAGCTGTAGCAAATATtattatgcttttaaaataagagGTATTTTGCTTTGCCCAAGGATGAAATTAAACCCTGGTCTTAGAAGCTGAATGTCACAAAGCAGACCTTAAATAGTGCACAATAATTAGTTTGTAAGTTAGCATCCAGATATTTGGCCTAggtacaaagcaaaaaaaaacaaaaaactttactTAACAGATTTAAAGCCCATTTTCTAGTTTAATTTTATTAATCCATAGCAAAATGAGTGGTAGTTATCTAAGTAACACATGTCAAAGTGGTACACAGATACAAGATAAGACCTACAAAGCTATGCAAAATATATCCTTATACAAAAGAATAATTCCTTGGATTAGTTCCAAAGCATGTGCATTGCAGTAATTTTTATACAAGCCTGATGGGAAAACAATTAGGAAATGAGACAGAACGATGAAAAGCTCCAAAGCAGCAAAACCTGCATCTCAAAAGAGCCACCTGTGTCTCCCTCTATCCCctcggcaggcaggcaggcacttCGCACAAACAGCTGGGACAACGTCAGAGGGGAATGGAACACACAGTCACTGAATGCAAACTGCTGTGCGACTCAGAGTTACCAGTGTGAAGGACACATTCACTCAACTGTTCCTTTTCAAAGACAAAGTCTTGGAGTTTATCCAGAAAAACACATTCAACACAACTCCACTACTTTCCAAACGTGTCTCTTATcggtaaaaaaaatttaaaataaatctgactAGTAACTTCCCTTAGGGTTTAATATGTTTAAAGCACTATCTGAAGAAGCAATCATGATAAAACATGATGTATTACTGTACCTTAACTAGAAGCCTGCACACATTTGCTTAGTTAATCCCCATTTATCCCCATTTACCTTAGCATAACAAATTCACTGGGGTACCAAAACAGGAAACTGAAACGGTTTACCACAAGAGCGACTTTCCTATGCTTTTGGAAAGGTACTCACCTGTTATTCTTTTATAGCACCCTGGTAATAGGTCTGCAGTTATAGGACTTGTAAAAAGAGATACATAGATTTCAGTTTATAGACTTGTAAGAAGTAGTAGTCTGTATTGTATGCACATCCCAGTATACCCATAAAAACTACTGCCGCAGGGCCAGGTTTTTGTAAGGACTACTAGCTGTGGTCAAATTACAATGAGTTGCTGAAGGGCACTATAGACATTGCAAGGTCCAATGGAAGACAAGTTTTGAAAACCTGCAATTAAGTGACAGCTTCACAAAGGGAGATAGTTAGGACTAGATGCTATGTAACTATATACAGCTTCTAAGGGAACAGCGTCACTAGAACACTCATTATTCACAATAGGGGGGATTTtaatttggtgttggtgtgtgaAAATACTGTTTAGCATTGTTTATCCATATAATGTTTTTGAAgcaattatgcagaaaatgtgattCATCTTTTTTCCCCAGCTTTGAAAATAACCTCTGCATCTACCCAACACAAAAATCCAAAACGCACACATGTACGCTCCTGAAATTGCAATGGAGTATTTTTTTCAccaaaactgctttttttttagcAGGGCAATCAAGCAATTTATAACAAGAATCGATCACCACAATAGCCTCCGAGCTACCCCTGGCAACTTCATTACCAACTTCCGGACTTTGTTTAAAGAGTGTTGCTCAGCTTAGACCCCCACTGCACCTGAATAGACAGCAGGCAGGTACACCCCCCACCCGCCACCCCCCGCGCACAGTTGACAATGACGGAACCAACGCATGACTTCATTAAAAaagagatttgtttctgtttgcttGCAGGCAGCTCTCCACAGCTAGAAAACTACACAACAGGGACCACTTTTGTTTCACTGAAAAGCAGTTTCAATTTGTTACCTGTTGTTACATTGTTAAATTGTATGGATTTCATTCAGCGTTTGTGTGTTTAACTGAAGAACTAAAGGACATCCGGGAACCAGGGACGGAGACTGAACCCCAGTGGTCCTTTAAGCAaaacaaagacacttttaaatGAGTGCTTAAAGACAACATGCACATATGGCACACACAATATCTGCTTGTTACATTACAATACATATGCACTAAAATAGAATTCCTTGCCGCCTGTTTATCCCAGTTAAGGCCTTCTATGCACTGTACTTTGTTGACAGCTGTAGTAACACAATCTTCCACCCACCCGTTGAAGCCTGTTTCACACCATGTCAGGCACAAGTGTTCAAGAACACAATTAGTACAATCAGCTACTTACCAGAAAGAGTGTGCAAATCAGAACCAGGCCTCTGGTTCACTAGTTCATACTGGAAGGCAGTAATCTTCCTGCTAATGTCTTGCTGTAGGGTTGCCTCTATAAACAGGGAGCCCTCATCCATCCCGTAGCAATAAACCTGGTTAGGGCTATAGTCTTGCTCCCGGATTAATAACTTCAGGTCCCCAgatttttctaaataaatattagCTCCTTTGGAGTCCTTCAGTGGCTTGATGCACACAGTCAAGTACTTGTAGGCCGCTGTTAGGGTGTTGGGTCTCAGGTTGACGATTAAGGCTCCCGTTGGGTAGAGCCACTCCAAGTTCCCTTCTGAACAGCGGAGGTAGACTTGCTCCACGTCCCTCGTGTGCGATTCGTGTGTCAGCCCACTGAAAGAAATGACAGGAACATTGGTAGTAAACAGGTACAGCATGAGGATTATCAAGAAAGTACCAGACTCCCACATGCAtcttatgttttttaaaataacaatgacaATTTAGTCTCACTATTGCAGAATCCTACTTTAAATATATAAAggtagaaatgtgtgtgtgtgtgtgtaattatatatatatatatatatatatatatatatatatatatatatatatatatatatatatatatatatatatatatatatatatatatccctaaaAATATATACAGGTCTATTCAGTTCAGAATCAGGTCTGTCAGTGGTGGTCTAGCTGCATCAGTGTACAGACAATAAAAGCACCACCTAGTGGACACTACAGGTGGCGTTAAACATTCctctgcattttcttttctttttaggcCCTgatgttaaacacacacacctgtacaaATGTAGAACTGGTAGTTAAAACCCAGAATGACTGGTTACTCAAAGTAAAACACTTTATTACATCATCATTCCTATAGCCGTTACAGCTAGTACATGTAATTTTCAGCCAGGAGACAATCTGTTTGCTGACAACTACAGTGAACTGAACTCAAGTTGTTATATaatgcagcacaataaaagttccCTGCTGATTCACCCTTTTAAATTTCCTGAAACAGGACTTCATTGCCAATCTCAAACCAAATCCTTTTGACTAGAGCCAAgacattatttattttggaaacttGACAGAGGTAAGTGGGGCAGTCAGTTTtactgtctaatatatatatatatatatatatatatatatatatatatatatatatatatatataactggttTACTTCAtcgttgacagtccagtttgtttacatcctcAACGCTGCTTGTCAATACATCAGACCACGTGTAAAATTGGTATGCTGATATTCTTTGCTGGAGGTTTTAAATACACGTATGTAGACAATGAACTGTTCGCTGAACCCGTGGTGCTCGTATGTAAATGAGTAACAGACACACAATGACTGTACCAATGTTATTTCCTGCTTGATTTGATAACAATCTTCTAGAAAAAGCGTGATTTCAAAGAAATGAGAAATACATCAATGGAAACAATTTTGCTCCACTCAGTGAAAATAATTTCCCCTCCGTTTTCGTGTAATTCAGGGCAGGATACTAATCGGTTAAATGACAGGATTTAATTTGAATTCAGTGCAAATGTTCACTTTGGATTATATTTAAAACAGGGCTATTTCGATTTTCGTAatgtacatgtttgtttgtttttttagagtTAAGTGGTTTGTACTTTATCAATTGCTTGcttatttaaaatacagtgctATTAAATCAATAACACACTAAATAATCTAATTTAActtatttttgacactgaatttcCAAGCGATGTGTGTTCGGGTTGTACACAAAACGTACAGGGGTTTCAAAATATCACCGAAACAGCAAACTCCCCTAGGCATTTACAGTAAGAGATCTGAGTCTTAGCAGGGTAAATGCCCCAACCATTTAGGCTAACTGACCACAATGTACCCGATCCACTCAAATACGTCATGTGTTTCTTAATTGGGTATTTACAATATGATTTATAAACAATACTTTAAAAACTCGCATGTAAAAATGCCAAGGgcaacagatttatatttttacttcAAATCAAAAGTAGTACATCTGCCGTTTTATAATGGCATGCAAAGTCCAGCCCAAAACGAACTACTGGAAATTATTCCGATGTGACGGTTGGGTGGGCGCTAATTCTTTTCGGAAGACGCTACGTGCATTTAATAAACGAATAAACTGGAAGTAATTAACTTGCTTAGATGCCTTTAAGGCTAATAGGTTCTTAATTAAGTAAGCATGGAAAttgaattacccatttatcccgCTAGATGGTGATTACACCAAGCAGGCGCTGTCCCGGTGAGGCTTTGTTAAGCGGTGCTGCTGCCCGTCTACACTTGGCAGCGGGACGTGGAAATTAAAATATGATGACTCAACGGCCAGTCTTTTACAATGATCTGAATACAGAGCATCATTCAGAATGTTTATTTCAGAAATTTAGCAGTAGCGTTTCAGGGAAATCATGAGGTAGTTTTTGTTCTAGAGTACGCATTGCCATACTGCGTTCTTTCAGCGAAAgacatcagtgtggagtagtggttagggctctggactcttgaccggaaggttgtgggttcaatccccagtgggggacactgctgttgtacccttgagcaaggtactttacctagattgctccagtaaaaaacacccaactgtaaaaatgggtaattgtatgtaaaataatgtgatgtctgtataatgtgatatcttgtaacaattgtaagtcgccctggataagggcgtctgctaagaaataaataataataataataataataagcaacaaTAAAGTTATAAAAGAGATTTAAACACTGCACAAACACACTGTTACCACAACCTATTGCCTTCAATTATGTTAAAACTAGTGTAAAGAAACGACATGCTGTAAAGAAAACTGCGGGTAAACTTAACAGACTATTCCCtaaagaatgtaaaataaaccagCAGTTACAAGGCGGTTGATTTGCAGGTGTTTAAATGCTGCAGTGAATCGGGATACGCAAAGCAACCTCCAATTTAGTAAAACCTGTTACTTGGGTGTTGGGTTACACACCGTCCGATACCAAGACGGCCGACTTCAAACGCCCAAATTGGCATTGTATTTTAATGCGCAGACAATTTGCTAATCTCATCCATATACCCTGGTAGTAACCTATTTAAAACATGTAGGAGACTAATTCCAGCACGCGTTGCGCGTTCGTTATCACATTTAGACACTTGAGAGTATTTTTAATCAATCTTACCACCGTTGCCTTTTgctctgttaataaataaataaatgtgtataacaCAGGGCCTAAATGAAACCGATatgttatagggcagcagtgtggagtagtggttagggctctggactctggaccggagggtcgtcggttcaatcccagtgggggacactgctgttgtacccttgagcaaggtactttacctagattgctccagtaaaaacccagctgtataaatgggtaattgtatgtaaaataatgtgatatctgtataatgtgaaataatgtataatgtgatatcttgtaacaattgtaagtcgccctgaataagggcgtctgctaagaaataaataataatataaagggtTTGAGTTTGACAATAGACAGTTGAAACAGTAACGCTTTATAATCTATCTATATgagaatattaaataaataaataaaatatgaatatctGATGCCGTAAAATTAGACATATACATTTGTAATACTTTACACACAACTACAGTCGCCTATTCTATAACTACTTATTAGGAGGGTAATTACCGACACCTAATTTTACTAAACTTGCTTTTAATTGAAAACAACCTTTACAGACTTTACATTACACAGGACCCAGTTATAAGCAGCAGCAGAACTGAGCACACCATCATTCTAAGTAGATGTGTTCATTCTAACACAATGAGCAAATAAAAATCATCGTGTCAATTCTTCTTTTTATAATAACATCCTTACcttcctctccaactgcactgaTCACTGGAATACTGCGAAGCCGCAACTCGGCACAGCAGCAAAACTGCGATTAAATCTGTCAGAAACGGAGTTAGCATTTTATCTTCCACTTGCTAACTTTCAACGCCGCTCTGTATTTAAGATTCCCCAAGCAACAATTCtgcagttaatgtattttttttattttttaattcaccgCTACATTGTAATTTAAACTCTACAATTATCTTCAATGCAGGAACAAGTAAACCCCAAAGAGACCGGACCCGTGTCTGTGGCTCTAACAGTAAtccattcccctctttctcaggGTCGCATTCAGTCAAAGTGAAGCGGTACTAAATTGTAAGGAAAGTTTTACTCAAGTTTGACTCCACGTCATGGCTTTGCAGTCCAGCTGAGTAACAACTTGCTGTCCCAAACCACGCCTCCTCTCTGACGCGTTGCATACTAGACCTCGGTACAGGAGTGCGATATTACTATCGAAACTATCAAAACAGCTTGCAGGCTTTTTGCAGGCTTTTTGGGATTCATTCTCAAATCCACAGATCTTAAATTCTCAGTGCTTTcactgaatgaatatatatatatatatatatatatatatatatatatatatatatatatatatatatatatatatatatatatatatatatatatatatttacgatGCATCTTTCAAAATCCGGATTCTAAAATCCGTATTAAAGCTGGCGTGATCAAATAGCTTAAAATATTTGTTAGACATTTAAAAACTATGATGTCTCAGAATTCCATGTTGAAAACATCAGCCATAATTTTATAACTGCTATTtgtgaaacaaaacacaattttGCCAAAGTAATGGGGCCCCGGCAGCTGTAGTCGGTGTAGTATTATTTAATTTCAAGTACAAAAGTGGTCTtgctcgcgcatgcctaaacaacttctgctaAGAGCTGGCAAGTGCCCATTCAAAGCTGGTACGTTATCTTTTACGTGTTTGTAAATGTAATTGATcacattttccagtcttttaaatcgttgttaattaaaattaatggtaaatgtaccacTGTTtaacaataggaaaacacccatcaaatcacaaatctgacagcgtaccactttcaatgtgacaatgTATCGCTATCCGACATTACACGGACCAAGTTTTGGTACACGTACCAGATTCTGACGAcgtaccactttataacactacaccTGTGCTAGCAGGAACCAGCCTGTTTGGTTTATACGCAGATAAGATAATTTATccaggaaatgtattttaaatttaacAGTATTTTGAGGCGCTGCAGATTTAATGCTACAAACCTACAATAATTGGCGCGTGTGTTCTAACATGTTGTCAGGCTCCTAAAATTTATCACGAAAACAGTGACTTTTGTTTCTTTACTACTAGATTTCAGTAAACTCGTGCTAACTCAAGTTCTATTGCATTTTGCAGCCGTGCATAATCACGACGACCTGATTAACAGTACATTCTCCCTCTGAAGTGGCCAGAAACTAATTGTTTTCTCAAGGGGGCGGGACTTAGCGTCTTACAGGGCACGAGTTGCGGAAGCCTGGTGCGTTGTAACTTGTCTCTACAGAAGTGGTATTAAAGCGTGCTttttggaaaaatatatattgagtTCTCTGCATTGCCAAGTATGTAAATATAGATATACTCAATGCAGTCTCGTTGTTGCTAGCTTGTCTACAGTCGAAGCAGTTATTGTGCTGTAGCCTCTATGTTATTTacatttgttaaaatatatatttttaaacacaagaaaaaaaaaatgcacgggAACTAGGTGCAGCAACAGACTGCTCTTCCTGATAAGCGACGAGCAGCATTCTCCGtctgaaagcacagtgaaacccCGGACAGCGCTAGGATGTAGTCGGGAAGGAGATTGCAAAATTGACGTGGtgtgtttatgtatatttatattgaaCATTAATGGAGGATATTTTTGTAGCTACAGGGTAGGTtttgcaatagaaaaaaaaaagacctggcCTTAGATTGCAGAAAATGTATGAATTATCTGTGAAAGATGCACATCATTTAAAGACGGTTTAAAATTAAATACCACAAGCACTTGAAAGTGGCAGAACCTTAGTTTTTTAATTCATTATATAATGCATCTTATATCAGCAGTTTATTAATcttgcaattttctttttaattaagcTTTTACACCTATGTGGCAAATGTGAGGTACTATGAGTTTTCCCCCCAAGTTAgtcaaatgaaataaatacagtgtATGCATTTCTGATGTCAGATATTTAGTTCCTTTGCATGGGGGGGAAGgccatgtaatacattttttgcaGACCAAACGGGAATATGGGAGAAttgcaattttgtatttttatatgtaatcaaataaaatgtcatcaaagtctgtttttattttttaatttaaacacaaaAGAGTTTCAGGTCATTTCAAATGCTTTCCTCggctttaaaactaaaataaacctcTGTTGCTTGCTCCTTTTTTGAGAAGCCACCATAGCAACCAAAAGGCTTTCTTTTGACAGCCAACAAACAAGCCGTTAAAGACTGACCCTTTCTTCTTGATAACGTGCTGCTGTAGTACCTAAGGGGTAATAATGCGGCCAGTCCATTTTAAAGAGACACTGGAAAGACATTGCTAATACAGTTTAAAGCTGGCATGGCAGGGCATCCTCTGAGCAATGAGTTCATATATTGTGACCTTCTTTTCCACAGTCCATTATACTGCCAGTCCACAGTGCTTCCAGTTGGTTGGAGGAATGTCTCCAATCAGTTCTTGAACAAGATTTCTCTGAGAACATGGAACTGTCCATTTTCAGTGATGCTAGTAAGGTATGGTTCATAttcctttttgcttttttttgtgtaaTGTGTGCATATAAACCACATATTCAATATATAATGGTACTCCTGCTCCTTAAATATTTCACACAGAAGTAAGGTGTTTTGAACCCGTGTTACATCACAGACTGGTACTTCAGGTTTCCCAAAGTAATACCCTTCATTAGGTGTCAGAACACCCAGTGACCTACGACGTTGTCACTGCTCCACTGTAGCTGCCTACTACAAAACAGGCTCATCATGATTTACAGCTTTACTGGGGTTAATGAAGTATAACACTTCTAAAGGTAGCATTAGAGGCCATGTCACAGACAGAATATCATTATTTTGGTATGCCATATTGAAAGTTACAATAGGGTTGTCA
The DNA window shown above is from Acipenser ruthenus chromosome 17, fAciRut3.2 maternal haplotype, whole genome shotgun sequence and carries:
- the LOC117423702 gene encoding meteorin-like protein; this translates as MLTPFLTDLIAVLLLCRVAASQYSSDQCSWRGSGLTHESHTRDVEQVYLRCSEGNLEWLYPTGALIVNLRPNTLTAAYKYLTVCIKPLKDSKGANIYLEKSGDLKLLIREQDYSPNQVYCYGMDEGSLFIEATLQQDISRKITAFQYELVNQRPGSDLHTLSAPCRPCSDTEILLAVCTSDFAARGTIRGVTHDSELRESTIGVSVSKLYRQKSKIFRTAGKSRRWLGQIRTPLECGVNPGNGDFLFTGSMHFGEARLGCAPRFKDFQKIYKEARDKGQNPCEIETD